The following DNA comes from Triticum aestivum cultivar Chinese Spring chromosome 3D, IWGSC CS RefSeq v2.1, whole genome shotgun sequence.
ccagagtttttctgtgttcaaaatgcaccattcaaagccacatcatcaattttcaaccctttctgacttcatttattatttttcatgcatttactgattattttgagttgtaagaccctgaaattgataagtgaccaaattaatagaagttcatcatcacattaaaaccaaagtacatacatagttctcattgaacaacatatatagctctctagagcatctaattaaaccatacattgaaattatgtaaaacatttcaatgcaacaagaaatgcgatcataatcgcaaccaaggtaacaattgatccaactgcataatgataccaagcctcggtatgaatggcatattttctaatctttctaatcttcaaccgcattgcatccatcttgatcttgtgatcatcgacgacatccgcaacatgcaactccaatatcatcttctcgtcctcaattttttttattttttcctttaagtaattgttttcttcttcaactaaatttaacctctcgacaatagggtcggttggaatttccggttcaaccacctcctagataaataaaatatatgtcacgttggtcggcataattgtcataaacaataaatgaaccaaatagttataaaaagatattatataccacatccgaatcatagacaggacgagggccggcgggggcggataccaaaaccgtCGCACTGTATAATaataaggaataataaaagtaagaaaattagacaagtatctatctcaagtaagaattttttttctttcagaaagaagataagaacaagaggctcaccacggtggtgccggcgacgagatcggcgcgggcgattgacggcggtgaagacggggacgggacgtgacggaccgctaaacctggaCAAATCTCGGgggaaatggagctcggaggtcgagtttcgagaggagaaagattaactagtgtggctcagacatttcatcgaacacctcatgtgcataggaggtgagctagagcacccaaatgccctcccctcgccggccagaaaaaacagagcaatctggagtgctctgctatggcgatggggtatatataggcagctcatttgtcccggttcgtggctgaaaccgggactaaagccaaGCAATCTGTCTCGGTTCAAGCCAAgtaccgggaccaatggttgtgggccaggagcgacgcacattggtcccggttcatgcctagaactgggacaaatgggtccccacgaaccgggaccaatgcccacgaggccccggccggcccccatgGGCTAACGAGTCGGGACGaatgccccatgggtcccggttcgtgactgaaccgggactaatgggcttgccctgcccgaaccaaagccctgttttctactagtgaacctacgaccagatccgagcaaatccacaaaGGACAGATCTGCCagagacacaccttcacacgcccaccgatgatgctagacacaccatcaGGACGGGGCTAggtggggagaaccttattccatcttcagggaggcGCTGTCCTCTCGTctttctgagcaggacacaaaccctaacaaaacgcgAAGAAACATTTGAAAACAGAGCCCTCCCGCcagcaagggccgagatccacctCGCTGCCATGGCCCTAAGACCAACAGAGACGAGGCAGGAAACCCTAGACTTTTCTTGGAGAGGAGGCAGCCCGCTTCTCATGCGACTTCTTTTGCTATGTGAAATTTTTACCTAGTACTACTTGTGATATTTGAACAGTTTCATGTGAGTTCTAGGCCAAAAGTTTTTGTACAACACGGAAATACCCGTTGGAACGCTCAAGGCCCCAACACGTTGCCCTAAGCTAGTGTGGGAGGAGAGATTTGGTAGCAAGTCGTCATTGACTTCCAAAACTATACACGAAGTACCAACGTCCAACGATAAATAACGGACGGATTGGGCATTCGGCCTACGCGAGCAAATCCTGGGATTCCCATCCTTTAGCTTTGCCTGCAGTGCACACGGCAATGACGAAACCAATGATCGCACTCGTAATGGTGTGACTGCAACCGGTCCGATGGCGCAGCAGCAGCAGTACACACGCGTCCTCGAAATGATTAGCAAAGCGCAGGCCGATGGATTCCGTTTGCTTCCAAGCCAGAGGACCAAAGGCTACACGAGTAGGTCCGTGAGAGCGTCGCAGGGGACGCGTGTGACGCGGTCGAGGATTAATTAATCTGGATCAAGCCTGGCGTAATCTTGACGTGCTTTAAAAATGGGATCTCGCGCTCGTGTATTCGGCGAGTCTCGTCAGAGCTGCTGCGCGCCGTGCTTTAGATAATGATATAACTTTCAAAGAATTTCACCACCTTGTTTGTAAATCTTATATTCTCTATCTGAAGGTGTATGTGGCACCTTGGTCACCTGCCACCAATGATCGGATCCATGATTAGTAGTACTCCCACCATCTTAAATGTAAgtttttctagagattttaacaagtgattATATACGaaataaaatgagtgaatctaaattCTAAATTGGCAAGTTTATCgtcatatcggctgatttatcggccgaattatcttatcggtcagacaccGGTAAGCAATGAATCGGCCGATTTATCGAATATCGGAAAATATCTTAAACAGTgatctacatacattcgtatgttgtagttcatttaaaatgtctaaaaggacccgtatttaagaacggagggagtagtacattaaGTACCAAATGGAAGAAAGAAAATAGAGGGAGAAACTGATCGCTCGCGCTTGTATATATACGACCAAAATAGATTGCAGCTTCTTCCTTTAAAATCTGAAAAAACAGATTGCAGCTTCATGTCGACCAACtttatttctatttttttttaGTGGTACTTTATTTCTATTTGACCTGGCTCGGTAGGCCCGCGATCCGGTTCCGGCCTCATCCTCCACGCGGCTGCCGCCGCCGTACGTGGGAAGCTACACCTACACACACGGCATGGTGCCACACCGCCTATATATACGCGCTTCCCCGTCACAGGATAGACCAAAAAGATCACCGAGCTTCCAATCCAATTCCTCCCCAGTGTAAAATACCTGCGCGAGCACAAAACCGCACAGATATGTCGACGGTGGAGGAGGAGCTGTCCGAGTGCGAGGTGCTGTGGCCGGAGACGCGCCACGGCGCTCCGGGGAGCGCGTGGGGGTCATCGACGGCGGCTCCCAGGGCCTCCAGGGACCACCGGCAGTGCTCCGCGCCGGTGGACATTCCCAGGGCCGCGCACCTGCCCGGCGGGCGCGCTGGcctggacgacgacgaggaggacggcgcCATGGTGCCGCCGCACCTGATGGTGTCGCGAAGGTGGTCggaggggaaggcggcggcggcgttctcGCTGCGGTCCGGGCCCGGGCGGGCGCACCGGGACCTCAACAACCTGCGCAACTCCGTGCTGCGGATGACCGGCTTCATCGAAGGGTGACGAGGCGGACCCGTCATTTGTGCATATGAGAGAAAAGTCAGTCACCACGCGTTTTCTCGACGGTGTTGGCCAGTCAATTTTGTTCGGCTCATCTTCCCCGTCGTCACCAATCAAATTAATTAGTCTCCCTTGGTTGATGCAAATCAGCCAGTAGTGAGTTAGGATTTATTTTTTTTCGGAATGAAATAAGTAGTGATTTCACGTTTGTACTACGAGTATGAGATTCTTCAGATTAAACCGTCCATTTTAACATCCTTGTCCGGAGAAGTTTCTGTTGCCGTCGCATGTCGGCACGGGCTTTTGATCAATCCTGTGGAAATTTTTTTACTGTTTGACAACAGAGCAAGCCTGATAGGTCGAAGTACCGAGCAAAAAACGTGCGATTTAGCAGGTGAACAATTCAAAAATGCTAAAGAAAACATCAACTAGGCTTCACGGAAACAGGCAACAGTTTGTACAGAATGAGCAtctatcatctactccctccgttcctaaatataagtcttatagagatttcactatgcACCACACTAGGATGTTTACACATTTtggtccgtatgtagtccatagtgaaatctctacgaagacttatactatttcggaacggagggagtagacggTAGCACGAAAAGGTCCATGACATGAAGGAAAAATCTTTATTCAATGGCGCTGAACCGACAACTATTTCCAAGGTTACTGCTCTGATACAAAGTGAAGCATTT
Coding sequences within:
- the LOC123079124 gene encoding uncharacterized protein, producing MSTVEEELSECEVLWPETRHGAPGSAWGSSTAAPRASRDHRQCSAPVDIPRAAHLPGGRAGLDDDEEDGAMVPPHLMVSRRWSEGKAAAAFSLRSGPGRAHRDLNNLRNSVLRMTGFIEG